A stretch of the uncultured Trichococcus sp. genome encodes the following:
- a CDS encoding ABC-F family ATP-binding cassette domain-containing protein: MILLQGQNLARLFGATVLFDNIQITVQDHSRIALVGRNGAGKSTLLKILAGIEATDAGSVSKSKDVTIGYLDQHSAVDSSNTIWQEMLTIFAPLIQLSKEAEQAAVALGDPDLLEDEEAYQKALERYDHLQHTLHEKNAYGYESEIRSVLHGFQFYEEDYDRPISQLSGGQKTRLALAKILLEKNDLLILDEPTNHLDIDTLAWLENYLIGYNGSLLIVSHDRYFLDKVATEVYEISRHKIQHYKGNYSYYLTEKAARLEQELKAYEKQQDEISKLEDYVARNLARASTTKMAQSRRKRLEKMDRMDKPKGDERSARFSFEIAKESGNVVLTLENGAVGYADTILADPINLDIRKQQAIAIVGPNGIGKSTLLKSIISEIPLLKGSVQLGANVDLGYYDQELGNLSKNKSVLAEIWDLHPTLNEKDVRSILGSFLFSGADVEKTIPALSGGEKARLSLCKLALDQKNFLVLDEPTNHLDIDSKEVLENALIDYDGTLLFVSHDRYFINRIATSIVELSAEGSKLYLGDYDYYIEKKQQEAALAALQQAENAMETNTAVEPLSKAKGDYVSSKEKLKLERKLARQVEALENELATVEEAIAAIELQLTEPEVYGDHEKVQQFNQQLLALQARQDELMQDWEEQTTALEELSE, from the coding sequence ATGATTTTACTGCAAGGACAAAATTTGGCGCGCCTTTTTGGGGCGACCGTCTTATTCGACAATATTCAAATTACCGTACAAGACCATTCGCGCATTGCGCTTGTCGGCCGAAACGGAGCAGGCAAATCAACCCTGCTGAAGATTTTGGCCGGCATCGAAGCGACGGATGCCGGCTCTGTTTCCAAAAGCAAGGATGTTACGATCGGCTACTTGGATCAGCATAGCGCGGTCGATTCCTCCAACACGATTTGGCAGGAAATGTTGACCATCTTTGCCCCGCTCATCCAATTAAGTAAGGAAGCTGAGCAAGCCGCCGTCGCTTTGGGGGACCCGGACCTGCTCGAGGATGAAGAAGCCTACCAAAAAGCGCTGGAACGCTATGACCATCTTCAGCACACCTTGCATGAAAAGAACGCGTACGGCTATGAATCCGAGATCCGCTCGGTGCTGCACGGGTTCCAGTTCTACGAAGAAGATTACGATCGCCCGATTTCCCAATTATCCGGCGGCCAGAAAACAAGGCTCGCTTTGGCCAAAATCCTGCTGGAGAAGAACGATCTGCTGATTTTGGATGAGCCTACCAACCATCTGGACATCGACACGTTGGCTTGGCTTGAAAATTATCTGATCGGTTACAACGGCTCGCTTTTGATCGTTTCCCATGACCGCTATTTCCTGGATAAAGTCGCCACTGAAGTCTATGAAATCAGCCGCCACAAAATCCAACATTACAAAGGCAACTATTCCTATTATTTGACCGAAAAAGCTGCCCGCCTGGAACAGGAATTGAAAGCATACGAGAAGCAACAGGATGAAATCTCCAAATTGGAGGATTATGTCGCCCGTAATCTGGCGCGCGCCTCCACTACCAAGATGGCACAAAGTCGCCGCAAACGCCTTGAAAAAATGGACCGGATGGACAAGCCGAAAGGTGATGAACGGTCTGCACGCTTCTCCTTCGAGATCGCAAAAGAGAGCGGAAACGTCGTCTTGACCCTTGAAAACGGGGCTGTCGGCTATGCCGATACGATCTTGGCTGACCCGATCAATCTTGATATCCGCAAACAGCAGGCGATCGCGATTGTTGGGCCGAACGGGATCGGTAAGTCCACTTTACTGAAGTCGATCATTTCCGAGATTCCGCTTCTGAAAGGCAGCGTCCAGCTCGGCGCCAATGTGGATCTCGGTTACTATGACCAAGAATTGGGCAACCTTTCCAAAAACAAAAGCGTTCTCGCCGAAATCTGGGATCTTCATCCTACGTTGAACGAAAAAGATGTGCGCAGTATTCTGGGGAGCTTCCTGTTCTCCGGCGCAGATGTCGAGAAAACGATTCCGGCATTGAGCGGCGGCGAAAAAGCACGGCTTTCACTCTGCAAATTGGCATTGGACCAAAAGAACTTCCTAGTCCTCGATGAACCCACGAACCATTTGGACATCGACAGCAAGGAAGTGCTCGAAAATGCCTTAATCGATTATGATGGCACCCTTCTTTTCGTTTCCCACGACCGTTATTTCATCAACCGGATCGCGACGAGCATTGTCGAACTCTCCGCTGAGGGCAGCAAATTGTATCTCGGTGACTACGATTACTATATTGAAAAGAAACAACAGGAAGCGGCTCTGGCAGCTTTGCAGCAGGCCGAAAACGCCATGGAAACAAACACTGCCGTCGAGCCTCTTTCGAAAGCCAAAGGGGATTATGTTTCCTCCAAGGAAAAGCTGAAATTGGAAAGAAAACTGGCACGGCAAGTCGAGGCTTTGGAGAATGAATTGGCGACCGTCGAGGAGGCCATCGCTGCAATCGAACTGCAATTGACGGAACCTGAAGTCTATGGTGATCATGAAAAAGTCCAACAGTTCAACCAGCAGTTGCTCGCACTTCAGGCGCGGCAGGATGAACTGATGCAGGATTGGGAAGAACAGACAACTGCGCTGGAGGAACTGAGCGAATAG
- a CDS encoding HAD family phosphatase — translation MLEAVLFDMDGVIIDTEPFFLRSESMLLKEFGVDTELEYHFRYQGTTHEYMWETMKNEFNLDAPVGELVERANVIRNRLMEEDGLQPIPGVIPFIARLHEAGVPLAIASSSPLTDIHKAVQALDIEKYFSYFVSGESVAHSKPAPDIFLDAAENLKANPKNCVVIEDSRNGVASAHAAGCKCIGFRNLAFPPQDLSLATVIVTDFSDLDADYCKALID, via the coding sequence ATGTTGGAAGCCGTTTTATTTGATATGGATGGTGTCATCATCGATACGGAACCGTTCTTTTTGCGATCAGAAAGTATGTTATTGAAGGAATTTGGAGTGGACACCGAGCTGGAGTACCATTTCCGCTATCAAGGAACGACACATGAGTATATGTGGGAAACAATGAAAAATGAATTTAATCTGGATGCCCCGGTCGGAGAATTGGTGGAGCGGGCGAACGTCATCCGGAACCGCTTGATGGAAGAAGATGGCCTGCAGCCGATACCGGGCGTGATTCCCTTCATTGCACGTCTGCATGAAGCCGGTGTTCCTCTAGCGATCGCCTCCTCCTCTCCGTTGACGGATATCCATAAGGCTGTACAAGCATTGGACATCGAAAAATATTTCAGCTATTTTGTTTCGGGAGAGAGCGTTGCGCACTCCAAGCCCGCACCCGATATCTTCCTGGATGCCGCTGAAAACCTGAAAGCAAACCCGAAAAACTGCGTCGTCATTGAGGACTCCCGAAACGGGGTTGCATCTGCACATGCGGCCGGCTGCAAATGCATCGGTTTCCGCAATCTGGCGTTCCCGCCGCAGGATTTATCTTTGGCAACCGTCATCGTCACCGATTTCTCGGATCTCGATGCTGATTACTGCAAGGCGCTGATCGATTAA
- the tsaD gene encoding tRNA (adenosine(37)-N6)-threonylcarbamoyltransferase complex transferase subunit TsaD, which produces MTETDVTILAIESSCDETSVAVVKNGNMVLSNVVASQIKSHMRFGGVVPEVASRHHVEQITQIVEAALNEAKVTFDAIDAVAVTHGPGLVGSLLIGVSAAKALAFAHQKPLIPVNHMAGHIYANQLVTPMRYPLLSLVVSGGHTELVYMEKDGSFEIIGETRDDAAGEAYDKIGRILGLPYPGGKKMDEMAHEGKETMHFPRAMIKEDNYDFSFSGLKSSVINTVHNARQKGDDINPYDLAASFQASVVEVLVHKTLRAAKEKNIKQLLLAGGVAANRGLREALSEKMALELPEVEVVIPPLSLCGDNAAMIGAAAYTEYRQKHFAGYDLNAHPGLVLGE; this is translated from the coding sequence ATGACGGAAACAGATGTGACGATACTCGCGATTGAGAGCAGTTGTGATGAAACGAGTGTAGCTGTGGTGAAAAACGGAAATATGGTCCTTTCGAATGTTGTCGCTTCCCAGATCAAAAGCCATATGCGCTTTGGCGGGGTCGTGCCGGAAGTGGCGAGCCGTCATCATGTCGAACAGATCACTCAAATCGTGGAAGCCGCACTGAATGAGGCCAAAGTCACTTTCGATGCCATTGATGCTGTTGCGGTAACGCATGGTCCGGGCTTGGTAGGGTCTTTGCTGATCGGCGTCAGTGCGGCGAAAGCTCTGGCTTTTGCGCATCAGAAACCGCTCATTCCCGTCAATCATATGGCCGGCCATATTTATGCGAACCAGTTGGTGACGCCGATGCGCTACCCATTGCTGTCCCTGGTCGTCAGCGGAGGGCATACGGAATTGGTGTATATGGAAAAGGACGGATCTTTTGAGATCATCGGCGAAACGCGGGATGATGCCGCGGGGGAAGCTTACGACAAAATCGGACGCATTTTGGGCTTGCCTTATCCTGGTGGAAAGAAAATGGATGAAATGGCTCATGAAGGTAAGGAAACGATGCATTTTCCGCGTGCTATGATCAAGGAAGACAATTACGATTTCAGCTTCAGCGGATTGAAAAGTTCTGTCATCAATACCGTCCACAATGCGCGCCAAAAAGGCGATGACATCAATCCCTATGATTTGGCCGCCAGTTTCCAGGCGAGTGTCGTCGAGGTTCTGGTGCATAAGACGTTGCGCGCAGCCAAGGAAAAGAACATCAAGCAGCTGCTGCTGGCTGGCGGAGTCGCCGCCAACAGAGGCTTGCGTGAAGCTTTATCGGAAAAAATGGCATTGGAGCTTCCCGAAGTCGAGGTCGTCATTCCGCCGTTGTCGCTTTGCGGGGATAATGCGGCGATGATCGGGGCTGCAGCCTACACCGAATACCGACAAAAACATTTTGCCGGATACGATCTGAATGCACATCCCGGATTGGTGCTGGGAGAATAA
- the rimI gene encoding ribosomal protein S18-alanine N-acetyltransferase, with translation MFMQRTFEICDLKADAGKLEQHAQALYELTLLANEGHSSWKASSFLSELKDKHSLYAGFMEENKLVGYICCMAVVDEASVNNFAVAPDQQGKGIGTKLLQEMIAVLQTKGMERLWLEVRVSNEVAYNLYKKIGFTEIFRRKEYYQNPIEDAYIMELALTSENEEEAEG, from the coding sequence ATGTTCATGCAACGCACGTTTGAAATCTGCGACCTGAAGGCGGACGCAGGCAAGTTGGAGCAACATGCACAGGCTTTGTACGAACTTACATTGCTGGCCAATGAGGGGCATTCCAGTTGGAAAGCCTCCTCGTTCCTATCTGAATTGAAGGACAAACATTCCCTTTATGCAGGCTTCATGGAAGAAAATAAATTGGTTGGCTATATTTGCTGCATGGCGGTTGTCGATGAGGCATCGGTCAATAATTTTGCGGTAGCGCCTGATCAGCAAGGGAAAGGCATCGGAACAAAATTGTTGCAGGAGATGATTGCTGTGCTACAAACTAAGGGCATGGAGCGTCTTTGGCTTGAAGTCCGTGTCTCTAACGAAGTTGCCTATAACCTGTATAAAAAAATAGGCTTTACGGAAATATTCCGGAGAAAAGAGTATTACCAGAATCCGATCGAGGATGCCTACATCATGGAATTGGCGCTGACATCGGAAAATGAAGAGGAGGCGGAAGGCTGA
- the rimI gene encoding ribosomal protein S18-alanine N-acetyltransferase has translation MKEWIHRFKSVCKEIQADVLANFLSKSVRSDEETYLLRNQLPVRLIVGRKQHIPDILYIERMSYDGATPWGRTALENDMLHNPKSLYYVLYEGHSPIAFLGARLDGKDIHITNVAVVPEFQQIGAATLLLRVLEGFADEKGATSISLEVRISNHRAKALYAKMGFLPERVKQHYYHGDGEDALEMVWPLAGKQLEEKEDVHATHV, from the coding sequence TTGAAAGAGTGGATTCATCGATTTAAATCCGTTTGCAAGGAAATTCAGGCTGATGTTCTGGCTAACTTCCTTTCAAAGAGCGTTCGCTCCGATGAGGAAACCTATCTGCTGCGTAATCAGCTGCCAGTCAGATTGATCGTCGGCAGGAAACAGCATATTCCCGATATTCTCTATATCGAGCGGATGAGCTATGATGGCGCGACCCCTTGGGGAAGGACGGCATTGGAGAATGATATGCTGCACAATCCCAAGTCGCTGTATTACGTGTTGTATGAAGGGCATTCGCCCATTGCTTTTTTGGGTGCCAGATTGGATGGCAAAGATATCCATATCACTAATGTGGCGGTTGTGCCCGAATTTCAGCAGATCGGGGCGGCGACTTTGTTATTGCGGGTTTTGGAAGGTTTTGCGGATGAAAAAGGAGCCACCAGCATCAGCCTGGAAGTGCGGATTTCGAACCACAGAGCGAAGGCCTTGTACGCGAAAATGGGTTTTCTGCCGGAGCGGGTCAAGCAGCACTATTATCACGGCGATGGTGAAGACGCTTTAGAGATGGTATGGCCCTTAGCGGGAAAACAATTGGAAGAAAAGGAAGATGTTCATGCAACGCACGTTTGA
- the tsaB gene encoding tRNA (adenosine(37)-N6)-threonylcarbamoyltransferase complex dimerization subunit type 1 TsaB: MKILAIESSNQTMSAAVCENGRLLAEVTTNGNLQHSTQLMPAVDHVMQLAGWKPADLERIAVAKGPGSYTGVRIGATIAKTLAWTLAIPLVPISSLKVIAGNCEGAAHKIVPLIDARRGNCYTAVYQFEDNLLVERIADTHTASEEWFQRLLAEEGTYLFVGEDVNKYRERISELFKERALFTGESQALPRASVLATLSESGIAEDPHTFVPAYLKNPEAEEKWEEKHHSNRREDYVERVDSSI; the protein is encoded by the coding sequence ATGAAAATATTAGCCATTGAATCCTCAAACCAGACCATGAGCGCGGCTGTATGCGAAAATGGACGCTTGCTCGCAGAGGTCACCACCAACGGAAATCTTCAGCACAGTACCCAATTGATGCCAGCAGTGGACCATGTCATGCAACTTGCCGGATGGAAGCCTGCCGATTTGGAACGCATCGCAGTCGCTAAGGGGCCGGGATCTTACACAGGGGTCAGGATCGGAGCGACCATCGCGAAAACATTGGCATGGACATTGGCGATTCCTTTAGTGCCGATTTCCAGCCTGAAGGTCATCGCCGGCAATTGTGAAGGGGCAGCGCACAAAATCGTGCCTTTGATTGACGCGCGCCGGGGCAACTGTTACACAGCTGTTTATCAGTTCGAGGACAACTTGCTGGTGGAACGGATTGCCGACACACATACAGCCAGTGAAGAGTGGTTCCAGCGCTTGTTGGCGGAAGAGGGCACCTATCTGTTCGTGGGAGAGGATGTCAACAAATACCGCGAGCGCATCAGTGAATTGTTCAAGGAACGCGCGCTGTTTACGGGAGAATCACAGGCTTTGCCGCGGGCGAGCGTTCTGGCTACACTTTCGGAATCCGGAATAGCGGAGGATCCACACACCTTTGTGCCGGCCTATTTGAAAAACCCGGAAGCTGAAGAAAAATGGGAAGAAAAGCATCACAGTAATCGGAGGGAAGACTACGTTGAAAGAGTGGATTCATCGATTTAA
- a CDS encoding CsbD family protein, giving the protein MDSGMGDKLKGMKDKVVGKIKEEYGDLVDDPEKELEGKLQQARGEAVEKAGDIKEDISEKVDELADKANDKIDEWKK; this is encoded by the coding sequence ATGGATTCAGGTATGGGCGATAAATTAAAAGGCATGAAGGACAAAGTTGTCGGCAAAATCAAAGAGGAATACGGCGACCTAGTGGATGACCCAGAAAAAGAACTCGAAGGAAAACTCCAGCAAGCACGTGGTGAAGCAGTCGAAAAAGCGGGCGACATCAAAGAAGACATCAGCGAAAAAGTCGATGAGTTAGCCGACAAGGCAAATGATAAAATCGATGAGTGGAAAAAATAA
- a CDS encoding LacI family DNA-binding transcriptional regulator has protein sequence MATMKDIAERAGVSTATVSRVLNHDETLSVGKETKDRIFAAAKELNYTKTKKKKSREKILLLQWYTQEEELDDLYYQGIRLGAEERAEAEGYDVVRVFHDVDFDIEKDVIGIVAIGKFGERQVQRLMDFGKPLCFIDSDQFKWKQDCVIVDFASAMEQVIAEMDRGEHTKIGFLEGKELTNDKEMLVRDLRSELFLAELRKRGWYRDKYHRSGSFSTSSGYEMMNQLLHDNPEQLPTFLFAENDAIAIGALRALQEADIAVPDQISVVGFNDSKVAKYVYPPLSTIRVDTREMGNTGVSLLLDRIAYPRKIAKKISLSTEWIKRASTK, from the coding sequence ATGGCGACCATGAAGGATATCGCCGAAAGGGCAGGAGTCTCGACTGCGACAGTTTCGCGCGTGCTGAACCACGATGAGACGCTTTCTGTCGGAAAAGAAACGAAAGATCGGATCTTTGCAGCCGCAAAAGAGCTGAATTACACCAAAACGAAAAAAAAGAAAAGCAGGGAAAAAATTCTGTTGCTGCAATGGTACACCCAGGAGGAAGAGTTGGATGACCTCTACTATCAAGGCATTCGTTTAGGGGCCGAAGAACGCGCCGAAGCCGAAGGGTACGATGTCGTGCGCGTCTTCCATGATGTGGACTTTGATATCGAAAAGGACGTCATCGGCATCGTGGCAATCGGAAAGTTTGGGGAACGGCAGGTGCAGAGGCTGATGGATTTCGGGAAACCGTTGTGCTTCATCGACTCGGATCAGTTCAAGTGGAAACAGGATTGCGTCATTGTCGATTTTGCATCGGCAATGGAACAAGTCATTGCCGAAATGGACAGAGGCGAACATACCAAAATCGGCTTTTTGGAAGGCAAGGAGCTGACGAACGACAAAGAGATGTTGGTCCGCGATCTGCGATCGGAGCTGTTTCTGGCCGAACTGCGCAAGCGGGGCTGGTACCGGGACAAGTATCACCGCAGTGGGAGTTTCAGCACTTCTTCGGGATACGAGATGATGAATCAGCTGCTCCATGATAATCCGGAGCAATTGCCGACATTCCTGTTTGCCGAAAACGATGCGATTGCCATAGGGGCATTGCGGGCGCTGCAGGAAGCGGATATTGCGGTACCGGATCAAATTTCGGTAGTCGGATTCAACGACAGTAAGGTCGCCAAATACGTCTATCCGCCGTTATCGACCATCCGTGTCGATACGCGCGAGATGGGCAACACAGGCGTATCCTTGTTGCTGGACCGCATCGCCTACCCGCGGAAAATTGCCAAGAAAATCAGCTTATCCACTGAATGGATCAAGCGCGCATCGACAAAGTGA
- the galT gene encoding UDP-glucose--hexose-1-phosphate uridylyltransferase, which produces MQDSSIDQVIRDFVSKGIAAHRIHSLDERYAINQLLGLLRIDAYDVQKIPSIPLPELLDSLDRMIAYAIKKHLIADVPEEIEILEAQVMELVTPLPSEVNKRFWMHYEEAPMRATDEFYRLSQDNDYIKTRKIAKNKRFSIDSKYGKIEITINLSKPEKTRQQMEAARETEGGNYPVCPICMENEGYRGRADAAARSNHRIVRLPLFGENWGFQYSPYSYYNEHCIILSEEHVPMNVTEDTIANLLEIVTVFPHYFIGSNAGLPIVGGSILSHEHYQGGRHHFPMETAKILRNLTLDDFPEVEAEILFWPLSVIRLRSEYRNEVAAAAGAIMEAWQNYSDPQADILSETTGMRHNAVTLIARRVEEAYELDVVLRNNRTTEAFPDGIFHPHPDVQHIKKENIGLIEVLGLAILPPRLDTELGEVADYLLGKTAAVASCHREWAAELKQQGPFEAESIMEMIHEAVGEKFLRVIEDAGVYKQTPEGQAAFDRFLSTFENQE; this is translated from the coding sequence TTGCAAGATAGCAGCATCGATCAAGTCATACGGGATTTTGTCAGTAAAGGCATTGCGGCCCATCGCATCCATAGCTTGGATGAGCGATACGCCATCAACCAACTATTGGGGCTGTTAAGGATAGACGCTTATGATGTTCAAAAAATACCTTCCATTCCTTTGCCCGAGTTACTGGACTCATTGGATCGGATGATCGCCTACGCGATTAAAAAACATCTGATTGCTGATGTTCCCGAAGAAATCGAAATCTTGGAAGCGCAAGTCATGGAACTGGTCACTCCTTTGCCTTCGGAAGTGAATAAGCGTTTCTGGATGCATTATGAAGAAGCGCCGATGCGGGCAACCGATGAGTTCTATCGTTTGAGCCAGGATAATGACTATATCAAGACTAGGAAAATCGCAAAAAATAAACGATTTTCGATCGATTCCAAGTACGGTAAGATTGAGATCACGATAAACCTTTCCAAACCTGAGAAAACGCGCCAACAGATGGAAGCTGCCCGTGAAACGGAAGGCGGCAACTATCCTGTTTGCCCGATCTGTATGGAAAATGAAGGATACAGAGGGAGAGCCGATGCGGCTGCAAGAAGCAACCATCGGATTGTGCGTCTGCCTTTGTTTGGGGAAAATTGGGGCTTTCAGTATTCGCCTTATTCCTACTACAACGAGCACTGCATCATCCTTTCCGAAGAGCATGTGCCCATGAACGTCACGGAAGATACGATTGCGAACCTGTTGGAGATCGTGACGGTCTTCCCGCATTATTTCATCGGTTCCAACGCGGGTTTGCCGATAGTCGGGGGTTCCATCCTTAGCCATGAACATTACCAAGGCGGGCGCCACCATTTTCCGATGGAAACTGCCAAAATTCTCCGGAACTTGACGTTGGACGATTTTCCGGAAGTCGAAGCGGAAATACTCTTTTGGCCGCTCTCGGTCATTCGTCTCCGTTCAGAGTATCGGAATGAGGTCGCCGCAGCAGCAGGCGCCATCATGGAAGCATGGCAAAACTACAGCGATCCACAAGCAGATATCTTATCAGAAACGACAGGCATGCGCCATAACGCGGTGACGCTCATTGCGCGGCGTGTCGAAGAAGCCTACGAGTTGGATGTGGTGTTGCGGAATAACCGGACAACCGAAGCATTCCCTGACGGCATCTTCCATCCGCATCCTGATGTGCAGCACATCAAAAAAGAAAATATCGGTTTGATCGAAGTGCTAGGCCTGGCCATCCTGCCACCGCGATTGGATACGGAACTCGGTGAAGTAGCCGATTATCTGCTGGGAAAAACCGCTGCTGTGGCATCTTGCCATCGGGAGTGGGCCGCAGAACTGAAGCAGCAAGGACCTTTCGAAGCAGAATCCATCATGGAAATGATCCATGAGGCAGTCGGTGAAAAATTCCTGCGCGTGATCGAGGATGCTGGGGTGTATAAGCAAACACCTGAAGGACAAGCTGCCTTCGATCGCTTTTTGAGCACGTTTGAAAATCAAGAATGA
- a CDS encoding ring-cleaving dioxygenase codes for MKKTAGIHHITAIVGHPQENVDFYAGVLGMRMIKQTVNFDDPETYHLYFGNADGDPGTVITFFPWANSRQGSIGDGQVGITAYAVPAGSLSFWEKRLSDYNVPFDKSTRFGETYLDFDDPHGLHLELVERADGKCNPYSFNGVPSEHAIKGFAGVVLLTGAPEDTSAVVEKVMGLECIGQEDDLMRFRSEAALGNTVDIKMTSVGAGVMGVGTVHHIAWRAKDEADHLDWLKHVTALGQQATPVRDRNYFKALYFREKGGILFEIASDSPGFAIDEPRETMGQKLMLPPQYEDRREALTAGLIPFEVRNV; via the coding sequence ATGAAGAAAACCGCAGGAATCCATCATATCACAGCCATCGTGGGTCACCCGCAAGAGAACGTCGATTTTTATGCCGGCGTGCTCGGAATGCGCATGATCAAACAGACCGTCAACTTCGACGATCCGGAAACGTATCATCTTTACTTCGGCAACGCGGACGGCGATCCCGGGACCGTCATCACCTTCTTCCCGTGGGCCAATTCCCGCCAAGGCAGCATCGGCGATGGACAGGTCGGCATCACCGCTTATGCAGTTCCCGCTGGATCACTGTCATTCTGGGAAAAACGCCTGTCCGATTACAACGTTCCGTTCGATAAATCGACCCGTTTCGGGGAAACGTATCTGGACTTTGATGATCCCCATGGTCTGCATCTGGAATTGGTGGAACGTGCCGACGGAAAATGTAATCCCTATTCCTTCAACGGTGTCCCTTCAGAACACGCGATCAAAGGCTTTGCGGGAGTTGTCCTGTTGACGGGAGCGCCCGAGGACACTTCGGCTGTCGTCGAAAAGGTAATGGGCTTGGAATGCATCGGGCAGGAAGATGATCTGATGCGTTTCCGTTCCGAAGCTGCTCTCGGCAATACCGTCGACATCAAAATGACCTCCGTCGGCGCCGGTGTCATGGGTGTCGGAACCGTCCATCATATCGCATGGCGCGCCAAAGATGAAGCCGATCATCTCGATTGGCTGAAGCATGTCACCGCCCTTGGACAGCAGGCCACTCCTGTCCGGGACCGCAATTATTTTAAAGCCCTTTACTTCAGGGAAAAAGGCGGCATCCTTTTCGAAATCGCTTCGGACTCGCCGGGATTCGCCATCGATGAGCCCCGCGAAACAATGGGCCAAAAATTGATGCTGCCGCCGCAGTACGA